A DNA window from Zingiber officinale cultivar Zhangliang chromosome 3A, Zo_v1.1, whole genome shotgun sequence contains the following coding sequences:
- the LOC122053722 gene encoding serine carboxypeptidase-like 27: MGFASGSFMPRAHVCLPLILLVAATAVALSPSAQQEQDRISRLPGQPPVDFAQYSGYITVNASAGRALFYWLAEAPATATPAPLVLWLNGGPGCSSVAYGASEELGPFRINSDGKTLYLNPHAWNRVANVLFLDSPAGVGFSYSNTSSDLTTAGDHRTAVDAYNFLVSWFDRFPQYKHREFYIAGESYAGHYVPQLSQLVYQKNIGIQNPTINFKGFMVGNALIDDYHDSVGTFEFWWTHGLISDLTYRTLRIHCNNEDSEHPLNVCEQAFDAASAEMGNIDPFSIYTLPCNDTVSLRRNLRGHYPRMSRAYDPCAKRYSKMYYNRPEVQKALHANTTGIPYLWDTCSYTVAENWGDAPKSMLPIYQELISAGLRLWVFSGDTDSVVPLTATRYSIDALKLKTVKNWYPWYDNGKVGGWSQMYRGLTFVAVTGAGHEVPLHRPRQALILFKHFLKNKPMPES; encoded by the exons ATGGGGTTCGCCTCCGGGTCTTTCATGCCTCGCGCCCATGTCTGCCTTCCGCTGATACTGCTGGTGGCGGCGACGGCCGTGGCCCTCTCGCCATCGGCGCAGCAGGAGCAGGACAGAATCAGCCGTCTGCCCGGGCAACCGCCAGTTGACTTCGCTCAGTACTCCGGATACATTACCGTCAACGCCTCCGCCGGCCGCGCTCTCTTCTACTGGCTCGCCGAGGCGCCAGCCACCGCCACTCCCGCGCCTCTCGTCCTATGGCTCAACGGCGGCCCGGGGTGTTCCTCCGTCGCCTACGGCGCCTCCGAAGAGCTCGGCCCCTTCCGGATCAACTCCGACGGGAAGACCCTCTACCTCAACCCCCACGCCTGGAACAGAG TGGCGAATGTGTTGTTCTTGGACTCACCGGCAGGCGTCGGATTTTCCTACTCGAATACCTCATCGGATCTCACCACCGCCGGAGACCACAGAACAG CTGTGGATGCATACAATTTCCTTGTGAGTTGGTTCGACAGGTTTCCTCAATATAAGCACCGTGAGTTCTACATCGCCGGAGAGAGCTATGCAG GGCATTATGTTCCTCAACTATCTCAGCTTGTTTACCAAAAGAACATCGGAATTCAGAATCCCACAATCAACTTCAAGGGATTCATG GTGGGCAATGCACTTATTGATGACTATCATGACTCTGTGGGAACCTTTGAGTTCTGGTGGACTCACGGTCTGATCTCCGACTTGACTTATCGAACTCTAAGGATTCACTGCAATAATGAAGATTCTGAACACCCTTTGAATGTATGTGAACAAGCTTTTGATGCTGCCAGTGCTGAGATGGGAAACATTGATCCTTTCAGCATCTACACTCTTCCTTGCAATGATACTGTATCTCTTCGCCGCAACTTAAGGGGCCATTAT CCTCGGATGTCCAGAGCATACGATCCGTGCGCCAAACGATACTCAAAGATGTACTACAACCGTCCTGAGGTTCAGAAAGCACTTCATGCCAACACAACTGGAATACCATACCTTTGGGACACATGCAG TTATACTGTAGCAGAAAACTGGGGAGATGCACCTAAATCCATGCTTCCTATTTACCAGGAGCTCATTTCAGCTGGTCTAAGGCTATGGGTTTTCAG TGGAGATACCGATTCTGTAGTTCCACTGACCGCGACAAGATACTCCATTGATGCTCTCAAATTGAAGACGGTtaagaattggtacccttggtaTGACAATGGAAAG GTTGGAGGATGGAGTCAAATGTACCGAGGCCTGACCTTTGTGGCGGTAACAGGTGCAGGACATGAGGTTCCTCTTCATCGTCCCCGG